Sequence from the Crassostrea angulata isolate pt1a10 chromosome 9, ASM2561291v2, whole genome shotgun sequence genome:
atacatttaacacTTTTAACAACCATGATTAACACAAGAATGCTGATTTACATTTGTATGATAATAGATTAGTAATGGTTACCCAAACAGAAGTGCAGCAGCTACATGGTGGCAGCGAAACTGACCCAAAAGGCATTCACATGTTGGTAATATAATTGTTCctgtatcatcatcttcattttccagaaatatctttgtaaaaaattaatggaaataatgtgaaatgtctGTGAAGCAACCTTGCGTGTGTGAATATACTGACATACTGTATATATAGTGGGAAATACTTATACATattattcaaaacaaatatatctaTTAAAGACTGAAGGTGGGGGTAGGGATTATTTACAACGGCAATGACTAACTTAAggttaaaaatatacaatgtagaaattgaagaaaaattcaATGCATAGATTAAATGTAGGGATAAAGACGGCTGAATATTTTGTACATACCTGAACTTTGTATGAAGTGTCTCGCATTGAAGCTTGAACCACCGCCGATATCACATGACATTCTTTGTCAAAAATGAACTTGAACACCCTGTCGCTATCCACGGCTTTATCGCTCTTCCTGGTAAGCTTTGTATGACCATCTACATAACGAGCCCAGTATATTATTGATAACGCCATTATTGTGGCAACTGCCCGGAAGTACGTTTTCTCGATATATCTCGCGAGTCACATGACGAGACTTTCCGACCCTATTTCGTTGTTGACAGCTTGTGTCGCTCTTCCCAGTGTCTCGATAATTTTGGACTTTGAGGGAATGGGttaataaggcgtgtaaaatgcccatatgaagaatgattaaaatatcactaaatctcatatttaaaaaaaaataattaaaaacagtgTACATTAaacgtaacatcggtttgtagcccttaaatattttaaatacatgtaaaatgttgatttaaactgcCATATGCGTGttaaaacctccaaatagtgtcatttttataacttcaatgccttttcttttatagagtgggtctgagctccatatttttgtcatagtctgaatgcggtttaatggaatttaaaccgatttccatcaacaaaaatgtggagagataaCCCactatacttttaaaatgtcgTTTTAtagcccaacaattgaacgttttactAAATTAActcaagtccgtaaattcgtggcaaATGTcccatatagcatttaaacaacacaTTTTGCTGTGAATGTAATGAGTATGTGGAACACTAGACATTAGGTAAATTTATAGAACTTGGGTtattaggttgtgggttcgataccaccaactCCATTTTCCGAGGACAGCATTGACCTCATTCATGTCCACAAATTCAGAAAATATGTAGCCTAAGATAGAATTTGGTTATCATTAACGAACATTATCAATATACAATTTCTTTCACTAATAAGCATTGCATTACAAAAAATTATAGATTTGGAAGGAAAGTAAATAAACTGTATGATCTATCCTTACCCAAACTAAACCTCATGACGACGGTCGTCTCAAGGACATTACTAGTACACATCCCAACACTCAGAGAATCATTATTCCCTCTTCgtggaaaaaaaaacctggtAGATAAGACACCGAAAGCTAAAAACCCATGGTGTACACAGAACAACTCTACTAATTTCCAACCTTAGGAATTTACACCATGTATTAAAGGTCCTCATGTCCTCAACAAACATTATACTTGGGTTTTCATAGGTTGAAAcctaatcaaaatatacaaataacatACACACCACCCCcatgaaatttgtttatttatctaAGGCAAATATCGACCCTTGTCCAGGGCCTTGCTTTTTCTTGGAACAAGGTTGGCAAGTTTGACACCCCCATACAACATCGTCAGTCATTCCTAGATTTCTGATGGAATGCAGGGTTCTTTCACGCCCAAGATGTCCTGACGTTTTAGCATTAtgcaaatattgcataattTCCCTCCTTAAAGACTTTGGTGCATCAAGCTGGTGaggaattttattttcattttcctccCCTACTATGTAGAGTATATTGTTCTCCACTTTTAGTCGATTCCACTGGCGGAGCAAAGTGTTAACTGTTGGCAGAGGATCATTCTATTTCGGACGTTCTCTCTGAAGAATGATAAGATGCTTAACTTTAGATTTTACCATATCTTTATCTTGTTGTTCCTGTAAGTACTGACAACTCCATCGTTCACACCAGTTTGATTCGGGTCTACTCACTGGGTAATGCCTGGATGTTAAGTATCTAGCGAGCTTAAATCATTGACTAAGCATTTGCCTGATGAGCATTAGGTACATTCTTCTCTTTTGCAGCGTTTCCTTGGTTTCCTAGGTAAGCCATCTGCATTGCCACGAAAACTTCCTTTTTTGTGTTCAATTTTGAAGTCTTATGTTTTCAGTAGAGATATCCAGCGGGCAATGGTTTAGCCAGATCAATAAAGAATGGTCTGTTCTAAACAGGAAGGGTCTTCCGTATAAATGATGTCGGAAATGTTTGACAAAGGTTACAACTGCAACAACTTCTGATATGTAGTACAATATCCCATTTGGGATTTAGAGAGTATCTTACTACCATAGACAGTGACAACTTCCTCTCCATTTTGCATCTGCGAGAGCACAGCTCCAACTGTATCGAATATAAATGTGTCTGTTGTTGAGGGATGCGATAACACTGATGCAGTTGTAAGTAGGTGCTTTAAAGTATTAAAAGCATTTTGACATTCCTCCGACCATTCAAACATTTTATTCGTCTGTGTCAAACGGGTAAAGGGGTAAGCGACATGCGAAAAGTTGTTAATAAACCTCCAATAGTAGGATGCAAGTCCCATGAAGCTGCGTACCTCCGATACGGAAGTTGGTACATGCCAATTCATTACAGCTGATATCTTATCAGGGTTACATCTTATACCTTCTTGGGATACAGTATGGCCCAGAAATTCTACTTCTTGAAATAAGGTACATTtcttcagttcaagatccgctgtACGAAGTCTGTCAAAGATGACAGTCAGGTTCTTTAAAGTGTCCTCAAATGTGGCGCCAAAGGTAATGATGTCGTCTAGATAAACTAAACATTTTTCCCATTGTAGGCCAGAAAGTACGGCCTCCATCAAGCCTTCAAATGCCACAGGGCTATTAGATAAACCAAACGGTAAAACTTTAAACTGGAACAGACCCTTGTGGGTTGCGAATGCTGTCTTTACCTCATCAGATTCGTCCATAGCGACTTGCGAATAGCCGCGAGCCAGATCGAGATTCAAAAGAATTTGGTGCCAGAAAGCGTGTCTAGTGATTCGTGGCAATGAATAAGCATCCTTAATTGTTACGTTGTTTAGCATTCGAAAATCCACACAAAACCGCGTAATTCCATCCCGTTTCTTCACAAGAACTATGGGTGCAGCCCAAGGTGAACTGCTTGGTTCAGTTATATTAGCTTTCAGCATTTTGTCTCTCTCCTGATCTGCTAGAGATTTTTTATGCATAAGGAGACGCCTTGGTGGTAACTTGATTGGCTTAGCATTGCTAGTATTAATTGTGTGTCTCACAAGGTCTGTACACCCTAATGGGGTATATGGTCCATGAAAACGTCAGCGTTACGTGTCAATGTATCGGCGTTGTTTTTCAGTGAGGTTGCTCGATCTATTGTTAACCAGAGGTTGCAAATAGTCAGGTAAGCTTTGTAAGCTTGTTCCCACTGGGCGGCTTTCTGTGACCTTACTGCTGCTAAATTCAGTGACAGGCgcttttgggagttgatttaaatcaactctcctatgcagttactcaggcaaaccgaaagtgaaacattgtttggacctaagcacaaatcaacaccgctgacaacatttagttctaatcgataaattcgatgtaatgagttcttaggcattgttttttgaatgaaacttatttatagataccttgtaaatagtcagacTTTAAAaggtacaaacaatttagataatttttgaagtcgtacattttatatattcctaCTCCAGagctcgttcaaccagacgctcaactgtctccgtaaatctacAACAAGCAGAgtgtctctcttgcttgtcggtggttaacggatacagctgagagtgtagttgaacgagactagagttcaattttgcttggatccatacaatttctcataactatACCTAGTTTGATGGAATAGATCTATGACTATTATACAATATGATTCATATTGGGTTTTCACGAAATTCCTGTgggagaattcatattataaaaaatgtgcgtaattgaAATACATATAGGAAAGtaattgccatgcaaaataacatatcattgattttaaaattaataataatcgataaaatcaactcccatcagttcttcagtactttgattcttatGTGTCACTGTCTCTGCTGTAGGGTTTAGGACTGAGAAAAGGACTTTGCTATCTCGTACTTCGACGACAGATTTTGGCAACAAATTCCTTTACCATTAGACAGCGGTTCTAGCAATCCTTCTGTGAAAATGCACAGTTCGTGCTTCCTTTCACAAACATTTCACATTTAGCGGAAATGCTTACTGTCTCAGTCATGTGGATGCGTGTAAATTGTCCTCTTTGACCAAGCCAATCTCACCAAAGAATGGTGAATGTATACGTCCAGCATTCATGTCCATTTTAGCCTCATATTCAGGAAGGAAGTCCAGTCTGAGTATACAAGACAAATCTCCTAGCTGGGCAACAACAAGAGTTGTTGAACATTCCATCTCATTTATACACAAGTCTACATCTGTTTTACCTTTTACCGAGAGCAAATCTCCATCGGCTGTTAATATAGTCTGTAGATCTAGAAGGTCTTTGTTTCCAAGTAAtgaatcaaatatttcatttgatattaaacTGGAACCCGTATCAACCAGAAagtaaatatctttatttcaaatttttgtttttacaaaccAACAACGTATCGAAATACTGTACAAACTAGGGCTGGgtattcaaagtttttttccgATACAATACAAATTGCGATACAGAGGAGCGATATGTATTGTCAATACAGTTTtatgtgaaaaaatattttctttttttcaaaatatttggtttttttttgtgatttattgaaaatggaGACTTTCTTAATTGCAGCATATGtgtcataaaataataaaactatattGAAAATCCttgttcttttatttattacacTTATCGATGATTCTGCCCCATGTTTCTTCATCATTAGTAGTGTGTTTAGTTTTGGGACCAAGGACACTTGCCTactctaaaaaatgaacaatgttCTGTTGTGCAGTTTTGCTGTTCTAGCAATGATCCATGGTGTGACAGAAAAAGTACTGACACTTTTCACCGACGGTTGGGTTAGTGTGTTGACGTTGGCTGTGATAACATCACTCGCCGATGAAGCGacaactaaaatattttattgattgcttTAAGTTCGAATTAACAAAACAGTGCtctgaaattttaagaaaatctgATTTGATATTTTCTGTTTGACGCTTTTTTTACCAACCGAAATTGCCTCCATGTTTTGTTGTGGCGAACACGTCAATGTTGTGATGCCGTCTTAGTTCGATCACAAACCACGGTCACTGCAGTTCGACTTAACTAAGATCGAACTCACTTTAGTCGGTGGAAaatgaaggtggcaggggatagtttttttggtcgaggaaatgtgaggcagatagtgctcatatatgtgatttaatttttcagtggatttttaaatttgctaaaattggtttgcatgcaggggacacatggtcccgactcttgagaatttttaaacatttcagaataaaacaagtacaacttacatatagcactatacagaatagccagggacggtctcaaaattttctgaaaaattgcccttttttcacatttttacgGGTCCAtaaccacgctccagtcccgagcaactgccataaactaccataggattggtagcttaatgtatacccatgcaaataatcaccaattgatgggggggtcaatcaccttctttccGAGTGACATTTtgtgttctgaacccaccctacttttcaagcagaaaaccgaaagtgaaaattttggccacagtttcgcattttcattccatatctgatgaaaagtgctaccagtattaaagtgtcatatatcaatgaaattgacatcagctcctctatccacaaaatgaatgcaataaatattctaccaatttatacccctcaaataaccagccaaaccccaggttctccctttatttcaaaattttgaccgggtctttccttcgaaactatcccctgccacctgaAACCGCGGTTAAACCAGCGGGAATACACTGGTCACGTTGGTTCAAAGATGGCGGAGAAAGGTGAGACCTGAGattttgcagtaaaaaaaatcgATATAAAATGCTTAATCTTAAATTTGAAGATGTAAATTTTGGTTTCATTTGTGTATATTACACGTGCTCCCTTTTTTGTGGTATAATACAATTACGTATTGCAGTATTTCATAGAAATAAAAGATTATTAATCTTATGATGGGTACTTGTGTAAAAGTGGTCCGAAGCCAGTCATAAACACTgataaatttttatcaataagtCGCTCAGTAAATCCGGGTGGTTTCGCTCCGATCGCTTGTTCGCGCTGAGTGGTTTCGCTCCGAATACATGTTCGCCCCGGTTGGATTCGCCCGGATAGTGCTACAATAAacactacttgttgcatttgtttttaaatacgtaatttaaattatttctatcTATACATAAGTGGTAAATTAAATGTGTTAGAAGATAATTTAGTTTAATTAGActaattttatacacatgcacGAACATCGCATGAGCAGTTTAATTAGTCGGCAATTAATCCACCATCAATGAAACCGTTAAATAAACAGCTTTGACTGCGATCTAATTTGGAGAACTAAATGATGAGTATCTCAAGAATTCGTTAGCACGTTTTTTTTTGGAACCAGTATTCTGAAAGAGTATAGCAAAGAAATGGTTCGTGAATGCTGCCTCTACTGCCATAAGTTGAtgagtaactaaaatataatgcattatatgatagataataaaatgaattaaataatgcCCAAAATTCCATAAGATTCgcatatacatgtttaattaattttcaatcgGACTTGGAATATTTCCTATTGTGCAagctatataatatttttttatgtccaTTTGGCCAGTGCATATATATTATCAATGTCATATTTTGTATACTGTTTTTAATGACGGAAAATTGGCTAAAAATGCCTTCACTtcacaaatgtttataaaaggCATTAATTAAGACAACTCGATTAGGTGATATCacgataattttaaattatttcataaaacacaACGTTAGCAATTATTTGGGGTTTGCTTAGATCGATAAATACAGGTGATCCTTGAtcgttaataatatttatatattatattgaaaaGGGGCGAAACCACTCTTCGCGAAACCTCTCAGCGCGAACAAGCGATCGGCGCGAAACCACTCGTTACCTTATCGACTGACTTactgataaaaattcaggtgcctgtggtaTACCTTGTACAagtatacattaattttttcacaTGTACTTAAAGATGGCAGATTCAGTTGAAGAGCGTAGATCCCACTGGACGTGTTACATCTGCAAACGAAAGGCACCTATTCATTCCCTCGATTCTTTGGAGACTCAGGAAAAGTCTAAGAAGACTGAAATATTTGTTGATGGTAATTACAGGTATGGCTATGCATATCATTATTAGTGACATAagtgaattttcattttaaaaaattaacgttAGACTTCTTTCTTTAGAAGACGCTTAAGAGTAAATCTGCAATACTCTTTAATGTTATTATTCAAAAAGTAACAAGTGTTTTTTCAATGCTAAGTAATAAGAAAATTCACGCATCTCATTCTTTTTTATTAGGATTTATTTGCGGTGTCCATATTGTAAAGACTGCTTCCATGCACAGTGTGCTTTCTATGAGCTAGAACTGATTCTAACTAAAGAACTAACAGATACCCTTTTATGAGAAGTATGCAACATAACAAGGTATACatttacgatataaaatgattttataactGGTCGTCACTGTATGCAAactgtttaagatttttttgtacTTAGAATGAACACAGTTTTCTTGTATTCCAGATTAGAATGTCTACAGATCAGAGAACTCTTGTTCTGAGGAACAGTGATGGAAGTGAAAAGCGGGTGCGGTGCCAGACAGAAGTTTTTAACATGCTGCTCTCAAAGGAGACAGGTATATGAAATAATAGTGGGTTGgtatataaataacaataaatcTAAAAAGTTAGATTTTAAGcagtaatagtatcatgtggcCTCGTTATTGTTTTGTAGTAGATCAAGGTCAGTTAGGTATTTTTCACAGCCATTAAAAACACCTGCATTTCACTTGAATATTAACTTTTTTCCCCCAGATCTATCAGTCAAAAGCTTAGTTCTACAGTCTCTTCTAAATGAAGAAAAGTCGGATCTGCCATCCAGCTTTAGTAGATCAGATGACCAGCATTCAGCATCATCTGACACTTCATCATTCACTTCTGCATCATCGTCTAGAACGGAATCCCCTATTACTTGTGAAAATACCAGCAACACATACGTTTGGAAGGCAGAAGAAGAAGATGTTTTGGTAAATCTCAGGCATGAGAAAAATGAGAagtttttaaaatccaaaaacCATTCCACGTTGTGGAAAGACATTACTGCTTAAAGATACTCTCCACTGTATTGTTACCCCTAATCAGGCAATGAACAAGTATTACAGTCTGAAAAAAAACGCTGGAAAGAAGTTGTTGATGCCCCAACTTGAACTGAAAGGAAATATTTTCGACAGAAAGAGCAGTTTGATGAAATATATGGTACAAGAGAAAGTACAAAACCCACCATCACGTTAGACACATtggaaaaaaaccctgaaagaCAAGGACCTAAACAGTCTTCAGAGCAACCTAGAAGGAATAAAGGTACAGCGAAAAGACGTTCAGACGTGCTGGAAGTACTAGAAAGACATAACAAACAATTCAATGACAAAATGGAGCAGATGCACACAGATAAAATGGCAAAACTGACAGACTTTTAAATCTTTATGAAAGAGAAATTGAAGCAAAAGAAAGCTGCAATAAGTAAATGATTTTTCGATATCGCTTTCATTAGACTAGTGCACATTTTACTGAAACTAaacatttagaattttatttgaacACTAAGTAAAGTGACAAGTGACCTAAGTGATGAAAGCAGTAAAGAACTGTTTTCAAGTttgaatgttattttaaaaaaaccctgaaTAATGTTAACCGTTTAGCATTGGTTTTCAGCATTTCCAGACTTCCCTAATGTCTTTTTAGAATGCAATGTTGTActctattttcttttttggaCAAACATATTTTTGGTCGTATACTTGGGTTTAATTAATAATCGTTTTTTATGGAAGAAAACATCATTACACAAAGTATTCAATTTTCTTCTAAATGTAGATTATCTGTCGTGTAGTTACACGTATTTCGTACTTTGGTCTTAAATATGCATTTAAGAgacataattatatgtaattttatgtaatacacGAACTAGTTGATGCATGTCTGCATATAGTTTATGAATTATTTCTTATAAGCTGTTCAGCAACAATGCTTCTATAAAGTTTATCAGcttgaaacaaaacaaagctgcaataaataaatgatttttcaatatttttttcttaagtgCACATTTAACTAAAAGTAAACatttagaaaatttcatttgaacacTTAAGTAAAGTGACAAGTTGATGTGCGGACATTGATATTGTGATAACTAAGCTGTTATGTGTTTTTCTTGTGTTACAGATTACTTTATATTGTGCCAAATAGCAATTTGTTGAAgttttgttattcattttataaataaaatgtcaaatttattaatctgttcatttttttttatcctgaaGACATagcacaaaaaaaaatgttttctttaatattaaaGCAAATACAAATGAGTAGTCAAGATTTTTTCTTGTTGATGGTCGTAACTGTTATTGCATTTGacataaattatattaaaatttcaatttgttttatattgttcTACAACATACCATACAAAATGATCACTTGCaaattgcaaattaaaaaaaaaaattaaatacaattattcaGCCATTTAAGTTATCAGTTTAAGCTATTGACAAGCTGCAATCTCCTCACAATGCCATTGTGTCCGTTTTGGTAAATGTTATCACACTGGCAGTCATTTGGATCTTGTAATTGTTCTTCCATGATGTAATCTTCAACTTCATCATCATTAAAGATGAACATGTTGTGTAATATGCAGGCAGCCAAAATCATTTGGCAAATTTCTGGGGAGCTGTGTAACGGAATGTCCTGCAGTCGACGAAACCGTCCTTTTAAATGGCCAAAAGCACGTTCGACAGCTTGTCGTGCACTTGACACTCTTTTGTTGAAACGGACTTGCGTGGGGTAAGATTTCCCAATTTTTTAAACGGGGTTATTAACCAGTTCCTGAGAGGATATGCACTGTCAGCGAGAATATAGTGATCAACGAGAACAAGGTTTCCTGCCTCAGCCTCTGTGTATAAAGTGGAATTTCTCAAAACACGCGCATCATGGACACACCCTGGCCACCCAgcataaatatttgtaaattttatctGGTGATCTATACTGCCTgcaaaatatattacatgtatatacatgttatcAAGAAAATGTATGCAAAGGTGTGGAAATCATGTTTTGTTAttgctctttaaaaaaaaaaaatcttcattttaatAAGCATGGagattattttaacatatacaccttaaattaatgtttttaggTAATCTGTTTGAAAAATCACGAGAATAT
This genomic interval carries:
- the LOC128162386 gene encoding uncharacterized protein LOC128162386, whose protein sequence is MQHNKIRMSTDQRTLVLRNSDGSEKRVRCQTEVFNMLLSKETDLSVKSLVLQSLLNEEKSDLPSSFSRSDDQHSASSDTSSFTSASSSRTESPITCENTSNTYVWKAEEEDVLVNLRHEKNEKFLKSKNHSTLWKDITA